A single region of the Sciurus carolinensis chromosome 16, mSciCar1.2, whole genome shotgun sequence genome encodes:
- the Znf444 gene encoding zinc finger protein 444 isoform X2, with amino-acid sequence MEVAASQPVKQEGGVAEVLTLDSPWHRFRHFHLGDAPGPREALGLLRALCRDWLQPEVHTKEQMLELLVLEQFLSALPADTQAWVCSRRPQSGEEAVALLEELWGPATSPDRSSAMRVSRDTTEGSGVSVGKEDSGMVPLGDGAAPGNEVPAAATGDTRAVRPYKQEPGSPPPAPPAPGLHTFLAAPGAASCPECGKTPLKPAHLQRHRQSHSSEKPHACPECGKAFRRKEHLRRHRGTHPGSPGPALRPLPAREKPHACCECGKTFYWREHLVRHRKTHSGARPFACWECGKGFGRREHVLRHQRIHGRAAAGAQGSAAPGAEGGGGAFPPWPLG; translated from the exons ATGGAGGTCGCTGCATCTCAGCCGGTGAAGCAGGAGGGCGGGGTGGCCGAGGTTCTGACCCTGGACTCACCGTGGCACCGTTTCCGCCACTTCCACCTGGGCGATGCACCAGGGCCACGGGAGGCACTGGGGCTGCTGCGCGCCCTGTGCCGGGACTGGCTGCAGCCTGAGGTGCACACCAAGGAGCAGATGCTGGAGCTGCTGGTGCTAGAGCAGTTCCTGAGCGCCCTCCCCGCCGACACCCAGGCCTGGGTGTGCAGCCGAAGGCCCCAGAGCGGGGAGGAGGCCGTGGCCCTGCTGGAGGAGCTCTGG GGACCAGCCACCTCCCCAGATCGTTCATCAGCAATGAGGGTATCTCGGGACACGACAGAAGGCTCCGGGGTCAGTGTCGGAAAGGAGGATAGTGGGATGGTGCCTTTAG GAGATGGGGCGGCGCCTGGCAATGAGGTGCCGGCGGCGGCGACGGGGGACACCCGGGCCGTGCGCCCCTACAAGCAGGAGCCGGGCAGCCCACCGCCAGCCCCACCAGCGCCGGGCCTACACACCTTCTTGGCAGCCCCGGGTGCCGCCTCCTGCCCCGAGTGTGGCAAGACGCCCCTGAAGCCGGCCCACCTGCAGCGCCACCGGCAGAGCCACTCCAGCGAGAAGCCGCACGCCTGTCCGGAGTGCGGCAAGGCCTTCAGGCGCAAGGAGCACCTGCGGCGGCATCGCGGCACGCACCCCGGAAGCCCGGGCCCAGCCCTGCGTCCGCTGCCCGCGCGCGAGAAGCCACACGCATGCTGCGAGTGCGGCAAGACCTTCTACTGGCGCGAGCACCTCGTGCGCCACCGCAAGACGCACTCGGGCGCGCGGCCCTTCGCCTGCTGGGAGTGCGGCAAGGGCTTCGGGCGCCGGGAGCACGTACTGCGCCACCAGCGTATTCACGGCCGCGCCGCAGCGGGCGCTCAGGGGTCTGCTGCGCCAGGCGCTGAGGGCGGCGGCGGCGCATTCCCACCCTGGCCCCTCGGGTAG
- the Znf444 gene encoding zinc finger protein 444 isoform X1, which translates to MEVAASQPVKQEGGVAEVLTLDSPWHRFRHFHLGDAPGPREALGLLRALCRDWLQPEVHTKEQMLELLVLEQFLSALPADTQAWVCSRRPQSGEEAVALLEELWGPATSPDRSSAMRVSRDTTEGSGVSVGKEDSGMVPLAGDGAAPGNEVPAAATGDTRAVRPYKQEPGSPPPAPPAPGLHTFLAAPGAASCPECGKTPLKPAHLQRHRQSHSSEKPHACPECGKAFRRKEHLRRHRGTHPGSPGPALRPLPAREKPHACCECGKTFYWREHLVRHRKTHSGARPFACWECGKGFGRREHVLRHQRIHGRAAAGAQGSAAPGAEGGGGAFPPWPLG; encoded by the exons ATGGAGGTCGCTGCATCTCAGCCGGTGAAGCAGGAGGGCGGGGTGGCCGAGGTTCTGACCCTGGACTCACCGTGGCACCGTTTCCGCCACTTCCACCTGGGCGATGCACCAGGGCCACGGGAGGCACTGGGGCTGCTGCGCGCCCTGTGCCGGGACTGGCTGCAGCCTGAGGTGCACACCAAGGAGCAGATGCTGGAGCTGCTGGTGCTAGAGCAGTTCCTGAGCGCCCTCCCCGCCGACACCCAGGCCTGGGTGTGCAGCCGAAGGCCCCAGAGCGGGGAGGAGGCCGTGGCCCTGCTGGAGGAGCTCTGG GGACCAGCCACCTCCCCAGATCGTTCATCAGCAATGAGGGTATCTCGGGACACGACAGAAGGCTCCGGGGTCAGTGTCGGAAAGGAGGATAGTGGGATGGTGCCTTTAG CAGGAGATGGGGCGGCGCCTGGCAATGAGGTGCCGGCGGCGGCGACGGGGGACACCCGGGCCGTGCGCCCCTACAAGCAGGAGCCGGGCAGCCCACCGCCAGCCCCACCAGCGCCGGGCCTACACACCTTCTTGGCAGCCCCGGGTGCCGCCTCCTGCCCCGAGTGTGGCAAGACGCCCCTGAAGCCGGCCCACCTGCAGCGCCACCGGCAGAGCCACTCCAGCGAGAAGCCGCACGCCTGTCCGGAGTGCGGCAAGGCCTTCAGGCGCAAGGAGCACCTGCGGCGGCATCGCGGCACGCACCCCGGAAGCCCGGGCCCAGCCCTGCGTCCGCTGCCCGCGCGCGAGAAGCCACACGCATGCTGCGAGTGCGGCAAGACCTTCTACTGGCGCGAGCACCTCGTGCGCCACCGCAAGACGCACTCGGGCGCGCGGCCCTTCGCCTGCTGGGAGTGCGGCAAGGGCTTCGGGCGCCGGGAGCACGTACTGCGCCACCAGCGTATTCACGGCCGCGCCGCAGCGGGCGCTCAGGGGTCTGCTGCGCCAGGCGCTGAGGGCGGCGGCGGCGCATTCCCACCCTGGCCCCTCGGGTAG